In a single window of the Arachis hypogaea cultivar Tifrunner chromosome 6, arahy.Tifrunner.gnm2.J5K5, whole genome shotgun sequence genome:
- the LOC112695490 gene encoding pentatricopeptide repeat-containing protein At5g08510-like, whose product MNQVKQIHGYTLRNGIDNTKVIIEKLLQIPNLSYAHSFLCHSPNPKATVFLYNRLIQAYSINGSNTRRCFSLYSQMLLHGFQPNEHTFNFLFSACTSLSSPFLAQMLHTHFIKSGFEPDVFAATALLDMYAKLGSLKMARHVFDEMAVRGVPSWNAMIAGYARFGDMEKALELFLLMPCRSVVSWTTMISGYSQNKLYEKALDLFLTMEREKVTKPNEVTLASILPACANLGALEIGQRIEAYARENGYFKNLYVSNAVLEMYAKCGKIDVAWRVFDEIGSLRNLCSWNSMIMGLAVHGQCSKALELYDQMLRDGTSPDDVTFVGLLLACTHDGMVAKGRYIFKSMTTDFHIVPKLQHYGCIVDLLGRAGQLQEAYSVIQSMPMKPDSVIWGALLGACSFHGNVELAEIAAESLFALEPWNPGNYVILSNIYASAGHWDGVSKLRKVMKGSKITKVAGHSFIEEGDQLHKFIVEDRSHPLSNEIFALLDGIYELIKLNISSFESDLDLDFN is encoded by the coding sequence ATGAACCAAGTGAAGCAAATCCATGGATACACCCTGAGAAATGGCATAGACAACACCAAAGTTATCATTGAGAAGCTTCTTCAAATCCCAAACCTTAGCTATGCACATTCCTTTCTCTGCCACTCACCCAATCCCAAAGCCACCGTCTTTCTCTACAATAGGCTCATCCAAGCCTACTCCATCAATGGAAGCAACACGCGCCGCTGCTTCTCCCTTTATTCCCAAATGCTTCTCCATGGCTTCCAACCAAATGAGCACACTTTCAATTTCCTCTTCTCTGCATGCACCTCACTTTCTTCCCCTTTCCTTGCCCAAATGCTCCATACCCATTTCATCAAATCAGGCTTTGAACCTGATGTATTTGCTGCCACAGCTTTGCTTGATATGTATGCTAAACTGGGTTCTTTGAAGATGGCAcgccatgtgtttgatgaaatggcTGTGAGAGGGGTACCTTCTTGGAATGCCATGATTGCGGGATATGCGAGGTTTGGGGATATGGAGAAAGCATTGGAGTTGTTCCTGTTGATGCCTTGTAGGAGTGTGGTGTCGTGGACCACCATGATATCCGGTTACTCGCAGAACAAGCTGTATGAGAAGGCTTTGGATTTGTTTCTGACGATGGAAAGGGAGAAAGTCACAAAGCCGAATGAAGTAACATTGGCAAGCATTTTGCCGGCTTGTGCTAATCTTGGGGCATTGGAAATTGGTCAGAGGATTGAAGCTTATGCAAGAGAAAACGGGTATTTCAAGAATTTATATGTGAGTAATGCTGTGTTGGAGATGTATGCGAAATGTGGCAAGATTGATGTTGCTTGGAGGGTGTTTGATGAGATTGGAAGCTTGAGAAACTTGTGCTCTTGGAATTCAATGATCATGGGTTTGGCTGTTCATGGACAATGTAGCAAGGCACTTGAGCTTTATGATCAAATGCTGAGAGATGGGACTTCACCGGACGATGTTACATTTGTGGGGCTCCTCTTGGCATGCACTCATGATGGCATGGTTGCTAAAGGGAGATATATCTTCAAGTCAATGACAACGGACTTCCACATTGTTCCCAAACTACAACACTATGGCTGCATTGTCGATCTCCTAGGCCGGGCCGGCCAGTTACAAGAAGCTTACAGTGTCATACAAAGCATGCCCATGAAACCAGATTCAGTAATATGGGGAGCTCTCTTGGGAGCTTGCAGCTTCCATGGTAATGTTGAGCTGGCCGAGATTGCAGCCGAATCACTGTTTGCACTTGAGCCTTGGAATCCTGGAAACTATGTCATTCTTTCCAATATTTATGCTTCGGCTGGTCATTGGGATGGAGTTTCAAAGCTTAGGAAGGTGATGAAGGGCAGCAAAATAACAAAAGTTGCTGGACATAGTTTCATTGAAGAGGGAGACCAATTGCATAAGTTCATTGTGGAAGATAGGTCACATCCACTAAGCAATGAAATTTTTGCTTTGCTAGATGGAATTTATGAACTGATAAAGCTGAATATAAGTTCATTTGAAAGCGATTTAGATCTTGATTTTAACTAA
- the LOC112695489 gene encoding autophagy-related protein 18h → MKSNNNTTNGFIPSSFKFIASRIKTASSGSRSSHSNKDQVLWACFDKLEFGPSSFRNVLLLGYSNGFQVLDVEDATNVREIVSKHDDPVSFLQMQPVPKKPEGSEGFRSSHPLLLVVACDKSKIPGPVQNSRDGFVRDHAEPQAENVFGSATAVRFYSLKSHTYVHALRFRSTVYMVRCSPKVVAVGLAMQIYCFDALTLESKFSVLTHPVPELGGQGVVGVNIGYGPMALGPRWLAYASNSPLLSNKSRLSPQSVTPPAVSPSTSPSNGNPVARYALESSKHLAAGLINLSDKGYRTLSKYYQDLMPDGSNSPVSSNSIWKASRFTPPTPETDTTGVVVVKDFVSRAVVAQFKAHTSPISALCFDPSGTLLVTASIHGNNINIFRIMPSSSRNGSGHQSTDVSYSHVHLYKLHRGLTSAVIQDICFSHMSQWVAIISSKGTCHIFALAPFGGETVLQIHSHDTEGPILFPALSLPWWFTPHFTVNQQQSCPAPPPPVVLSVVSRIKNNAGWLNIVSNATSSAAGKVCIPSGAVSAVFHSSISCDTGNTTSNIHALEYLLVYAPSGHLIQYKLLPSLGPEPSGTVPRMDSVPSAHTEEENLRVKVEPVQWWDVCRRNDWPEKEVHIVGNNLGLEAAEIILGTSDREDNNVGNNNCIKFNDQCHFSNAEVQINSGRIPIWQKSEVSFFVMSPLVTKELILRESSTSGEIEIENIPIDEVEIRRKNLLPVFDHFHRVDRGIVMGRSSSSSSDSHGAEEKFSGDAVLSHSKLKIPGSALKADAGLSGYFSSSIDSSGSDINVKNREEYVSESPLPSLKTVNMDDIAAGGSQVNSSKGGKANESLNSSFNGCNLNMNVTHDGLVHDSPDFGQIFQEDYSKASIGCPESAEVVSDEECSSPCVREKSEEDGDDDGMLGGVFEFSEEG, encoded by the exons ATGAAGAGCAACAACAACACCACCAATGgattcatcccttcttctttcaaGTTCATAGCTTCTCGCATTAAGACCGCTTCTTCCGGTTCCCGTTCTTCCCATTCCAACAAGGATCAG GTGCTTTGGGCTTGCTTTGACAAGCTAGAATTTGGTCCCTCTTCTTTTAGGAATGTTCTGTTACTTGGTTATTCAAATGGCTTTCAAGTTCTTGATGTGGAAGATGCTACTAATGTCAGGGAGATTGTCTCGAAGCACGATGATCCGGTTTCGTTTTTACAAATGCAGCCCGTCCCTAAGAAACCTGAGGGTTCTGAAGGATTTAGATCATCACATCCTTTGCTCTTAGTTGTTGCTTGTGATAAGTCAAAGATTCCGGGTCCAGTGCAAAATAGTAGAGATGGATTTGTCAGGGATCATGCTGAACCTCAAGCTGAGAATGTTTTTGGTTCAGCTACAGCTGTTAGATTTTACTCGCTTAAGTCTCATACCTATGTTCATGCTCTCAGATTTCGTTCCACTGTCTACATGGTTAGATGTAGTCCTAAAGTTGTGGCTGTGGGTCTTGCTATGCAA ATATACTGTTTTGACGCACTTACGCTTGAGAGTAAGTTCAGTGTCCTGACTCATCCTGTACCTGAGTTGGGTGGCCAAGGAGTGGTTGGGGTTAATATTGGGTACGGTCCCATGGCTTTAGGGCCCCGATGGTTGGCTTATGCTTCTAACAGTCCTTTGCTGTCAAATAAAAGTCGACTAAGTCCTCAAAGTGTGACTCCTCCTGCTGTCAGCCCATCAACATCTCCCAGCAATGGAAACCCGGTAGCCCGATATGCCCTGGAATCCAGCAAGCACTTGGCTGCCGGGCTCATCAACCTCAGTGACAAGGGGTACAGAACATTGTCTAAATACTATCAGGATCTTATGCCTGATGGATCCAATTCTCCGGTTTCATCAAATTCAATCTGGAAAGCTAGTCGGTTTACCCCACCTACCCCTGAAACAGATACCACCGGTGTG GTTGTTGTGAAAGATTTTGTTTCTAGAGCTGTTGTGGCTCAATTTAAGGCCCATACTAGTCCAATATCAGCTTTGTGTTTTGACCCAAGTGGGACACTTTTGGTCACAGCATCAATTCATGGAAACAATATCAATATATTTCGGATTATGCCATCCTCTTCACGGAATGGATCAGGTCATCAAAGCACTGATGTGAGCTATTCTCATGTCCACCTATACAAGCTCCACCGTGGCTTGACATCAGCC GTCATACAAGATATTTGTTTTAGCCATATGAGTCAGTGGGTTGCCATTATTTCTTCCAAGGGCACTTGCCATATTTTTGCTCTTGCCCCTTTCGGTGGTGAGACAGTTCTTCAGATACATAGTCATGACACAGAGGGGCCTATTCTCTTTCCAGCGTTGTCACTGCCATGGTGGTTCACTCCACATTTCACTGTAAACCAGCAACAATCTTGCCCAGCACCTCCACCTCCTGTTGTCCTCTCTGTGGTTagcagaataaaaaataatgctGGATGGCTCAATATAGTTAGTAATGCTACATCTTCTGCAGCAGGAAAAGTCTGCATTCCTTCTGGTGCTGTTTCTGCAGTCTTTCATAGTTCCATATCCTGTGATACGGGCAACACGACGTCTAATATTCATGCTCTGGAGTATTTATTGGTATATGCCCCGTCTGGTCATTTAATTCAATATAAACTACTTCCATCACTCGGGCCAGAGCCTAGTGGAACTGTTCCAAGAATGGATTCTGTTCCTTCGGCACATACAGAAGAAGAGAATTTAAGAGTTAAAGTTGAACCAGTTCAGTGGTGGGATGTCTGTAGAAGAAATGATTGGCCAGAAAAAGAGGTGCATATAGTAGGGAATAATCTTGGTCTTGAAGCTGCAGAAATTATCTTGGGAACTTCAGATCGTGAAGATAATAATGTTGGAAACAATAATTGCATTAAATTCAATGACCAATGTCACTTTTCAAATGCAGAGGTACAAATAAATTCTGGGAGGATACCAATATGGCAGAAGTCTGAG GTATCTTTCTTTGTGATGAGCCCTTTGGTGACCAAGGAGCTGATTTTACGTGAATCTAGTACCAGTGGAGAGATTGAAATTGAGAATATTCCTATTGACGAGGTTGAAATAAGGCGGAAGAATTTGTTGCCTGTCTTTGACCATTTCCATCGGGTTGACAG AGGTATTGTCATGGGAAGAAGTTCTAGCTCGTCGTCTGATTCTCATGGAGCTGAAGAGAAGTTTTCTGGAGATGCTGTACTCTCCCATTCAAAGTTGAAGATACCTGGCTCAGCTTTGAAGGCAGATGCTG GCTTGTCAGGATATTTTTCTTCATCAATTGACTCATCTGGAAGTGATATTAATGTAAAGAATAGAGAGGAATACGTGTCGGAATCACCTCTTCCAAGCCTGAAGACTGTTAACATGGATGACATTGCAGCAGGTGGCTCACAAGTGAATTCATCAAAAGGTGGCAAAGCTAATGAGAGTTTAAATTCAAGTTTTAATGGTTGTAACTTGAATATGAACGTTACACATGATGGGCTAGTCCATGACTCGCCTGACTTTGGGCAAATTTTTCAAGAGGATTATTCAAAAGCATCAATTGGCTGTCCTGAATCAGCAGAGGTTGTTTCTGATGAGGAATGTAGCAGTCCCTGTGTGAGGGAGAAATCAgaggaagatggtgatgatgatggcaTGCTTGGTGGTGTATTTGAGTTCTCTGAGGAAG GTTAA